From a region of the Methanosarcinales archaeon genome:
- a CDS encoding IS1634 family transposase, which translates to MVIKRRKKNGRIYLEEYKSIRVDGKVKSVYVRSLGPEEPIEPSKPKPKILDRLEHGPSHRAGAVTLLWELASQLGFVKTIDEISCGDANIDGPSPGKLLTAWAINRVIDPMSNTMLENWIPTTDLPRLMDVNPADLTRTSFLTAMDFVCYEDRTIGQIHDFTHKIDDALYKQWRKMHPLHGESEIVAYDLTSVLFFGFSCSLAELGYNAKLVKRLQVNLALLVSKHDKYPISHFIYNGSRNGSSTIKNLVAQLKETGIEPGTLIWDRGNVSKENVNIIESVGWKLICGVPKTLNDVKNIIADTDVPLSPDTFIHKSRTGHIYAVKTKDQLFDKQRSVIVYINQERRTSKVNAQNEVLAFIGQELDELSEKGKEWSEARLHKAIDSIVGSWKDYVRTRVKRTGNGPRIEWNFKNHEIAASERSYGKYLILSTDESLSPQEVVTAYFEKDFVEKVFRTLKTSEEMEPVRHRLERRVRVYIFVCVLAYRLLADLQWHLQKTSDRKDVWNEADAFLHDLERVERIQVRLGHQVKTWNLNLTGKSQKTLKMMGFEDLLKDTIEVDFKL; encoded by the coding sequence ATGGTAATTAAAAGAAGGAAAAAGAATGGACGCATCTACCTTGAAGAATACAAATCTATTCGCGTAGACGGAAAAGTCAAAAGTGTTTATGTGAGGAGCTTAGGACCCGAAGAACCCATTGAACCTTCAAAACCAAAGCCAAAAATACTGGATCGTTTAGAACATGGCCCCTCTCATAGGGCAGGTGCTGTGACCTTGCTATGGGAGCTTGCATCTCAGCTTGGTTTCGTAAAAACTATCGATGAGATCAGCTGCGGAGATGCAAACATAGACGGTCCATCTCCAGGTAAGCTCCTAACTGCCTGGGCAATCAATCGAGTAATAGATCCAATGAGCAACACTATGCTTGAAAACTGGATCCCTACAACAGACCTTCCCAGACTAATGGATGTTAATCCTGCTGATCTCACCAGGACGTCATTTCTTACAGCAATGGACTTTGTATGCTATGAAGACAGAACTATAGGTCAGATCCACGATTTCACTCACAAGATCGATGATGCTCTTTACAAACAATGGCGTAAAATGCACCCGCTACACGGTGAGTCTGAGATAGTCGCATACGACCTCACATCAGTTCTTTTTTTTGGCTTCAGTTGCTCACTGGCTGAACTTGGATACAACGCCAAACTTGTCAAGCGTCTGCAGGTGAATCTTGCTCTTCTCGTATCAAAACACGATAAATATCCCATATCTCACTTTATTTACAATGGGAGCCGTAACGGCTCATCAACGATTAAGAATCTTGTAGCACAACTCAAAGAAACGGGCATTGAACCTGGAACACTCATCTGGGATAGAGGAAATGTATCTAAAGAAAATGTTAACATAATCGAGTCAGTTGGTTGGAAGCTTATTTGTGGTGTTCCCAAAACTTTGAATGATGTTAAAAACATCATTGCAGACACAGATGTTCCTTTAAGTCCAGATACATTTATTCATAAAAGCAGGACCGGACATATCTATGCAGTAAAAACAAAAGATCAACTTTTTGACAAACAGCGTTCGGTGATCGTATACATCAATCAGGAACGAAGAACCAGTAAGGTCAATGCTCAGAACGAAGTTCTGGCATTTATTGGTCAGGAACTTGATGAATTGAGTGAGAAGGGAAAGGAGTGGTCAGAAGCACGTCTTCACAAAGCCATTGATAGCATCGTGGGATCATGGAAGGATTATGTCCGCACTCGAGTTAAGAGAACAGGAAATGGTCCTCGTATAGAATGGAATTTTAAAAACCATGAGATTGCAGCATCTGAACGTTCATATGGCAAATATCTGATTTTATCTACAGATGAATCACTTTCCCCGCAGGAAGTTGTGACAGCTTATTTTGAGAAGGATTTTGTAGAGAAAGTCTTCAGGACATTGAAGACATCCGAAGAAATGGAACCTGTACGTCACAGGCTCGAGAGGCGAGTGAGAGTGTATATTTTTGTGTGCGTTCTTGCATATCGACTGCTGGCGGACCTTCAGTGGCATCTTCAGAAAACATCAGATCGTAAAGATGTCTGGAATGAAGCAGATGCATTTCTTCATGATCTTGAACGGGTGGAACGAATTCAGGTGAGATTGGGGCATCAAGTGAAAACATGGAACCTCAATTTAACTGGAAAGTCTCAGAAAACACTTAAAATGATGGGATTCGAGGATTTATTAAAGGATACTATTGAAGTCGATTTCAAGTTGTAG